In Fibrobacterota bacterium, a genomic segment contains:
- the queA gene encoding tRNA preQ1(34) S-adenosylmethionine ribosyltransferase-isomerase QueA: MKTSDFDFTFPEELIAYQPLPRGESRMLVVEKTGDAGPVTTLTRCLIDYLSPGDALVLNDTRVLRARLLATLPSGARVEALLLKPLAGPATRWEAMVKPGKRFRAGERIAFSPGLVATVEEVREDGTRVLAFGLDPAGFHRELEAVGRIPLPPYIKRSAESADADAYQSVFAAHPGSVAAPTASLHLSEAMLADIRAKGVHVPMLTLHVGAGTFKPVQSENLEGHVMHSEAYVLPAETATALNAVRARGGRVWAVGTTVARVLETRATGSGAEVFTPGAGETDIFIRPGYAWKGVDGLMTNFHWPKSTLFMLVCSLLGAERAKAIYAQAFAEGFRLFSYGDAMLIR, from the coding sequence ATGAAAACATCCGACTTCGATTTTACGTTCCCCGAGGAATTGATCGCCTACCAGCCTCTGCCGCGCGGGGAGTCCCGCATGCTGGTGGTCGAAAAGACCGGGGATGCCGGGCCCGTTACCACGCTCACCCGCTGCTTGATCGATTATCTGTCCCCCGGCGACGCCCTGGTTCTCAACGATACCCGGGTCCTCCGCGCGCGTCTCCTAGCGACCTTGCCATCGGGCGCCCGCGTCGAGGCCTTGCTCTTGAAACCGCTGGCGGGGCCTGCCACGCGTTGGGAGGCCATGGTAAAACCCGGTAAGCGTTTCCGGGCCGGTGAACGGATTGCGTTTTCCCCCGGACTCGTGGCGACCGTGGAAGAGGTGCGCGAAGACGGGACGCGCGTGCTTGCCTTCGGCTTGGATCCGGCCGGATTCCATCGCGAGCTGGAAGCGGTGGGTCGCATTCCCTTGCCTCCTTACATCAAGCGGAGCGCGGAAAGCGCGGATGCGGATGCCTACCAGAGCGTATTCGCGGCGCATCCGGGATCGGTGGCCGCGCCTACCGCCAGCCTGCATCTGAGCGAGGCCATGCTGGCGGACATCCGCGCCAAAGGCGTTCACGTCCCCATGTTGACCTTGCACGTGGGCGCCGGCACTTTCAAGCCGGTGCAGAGCGAAAACCTCGAGGGCCATGTCATGCACAGCGAGGCCTATGTCCTACCCGCCGAAACGGCGACCGCTTTGAACGCGGTGCGGGCGCGCGGCGGCCGGGTATGGGCGGTGGGGACCACGGTGGCTCGCGTCCTGGAAACCCGCGCGACGGGTTCCGGCGCGGAAGTCTTTACCCCCGGAGCGGGCGAGACCGACATCTTCATCCGCCCAGGCTATGCATGGAAAGGCGTCGACGGATTGATGACCAATTTCCATTGGCCCAAGTCCACCCTCTTCATGCTGGTCTGCAGCCTGCTGGGCGCCGAGCGGGCCAAGGCGATCTATGCGCAGGCCTTCGCGGAAGGATTCCGGCTGTTCAGCTACGGGGACGCCATGTTGATCCGTTAA
- a CDS encoding TIGR03960 family B12-binding radical SAM protein encodes MNPFAGELERILPFVKNPGRYIGGENNQIVKDPAMLLASMALVFPDAYELGMSHNGTKVLYHLLNREPDLAAERAFAPMPDMAEKMRESGIPLYALESYRPISAFEAVGISLQTELNYTNVPYVLELGGIKAWAKERAEKDPFVIGGGPCMANPEPVADFFDLFVIGDGEILAAEVLRRIGQGRKAAWTREQILRDLASLKGIYVPRFLDVAESPLGETVPVVDGSQGPYLRAKTIQRAWVEVLNKDDYPVKNLVPHVKLVHDRFSVEVMRGCTQGCRFCQAGYWYRPNRELNADAVVEIARAGLAATGETELGLLSLSTADYGPVEKVMDALIDQDDFEDISLSLPSLRANSFGQGLARKAAALNGGKSATFAPETGSERLRKMINKTISDKDMYEAAESVFGNGFHNVKLYTMVGLPTENLDDMRAFCDLIANLNRIGQKHNRRNTVHASIGILVPKPFTPMQWVPFMEEEKVKEHIRFVREAFKYVKSVRISWSEYGLAHVESFYSRGDRKISSMIYQAYKQGRVFESFGEHFSYDGWKAMWAEHGYPQDRIFRERALDEVFPWDFIHAGANKGFLKNEYKKMLIEDSAPVPDCKWGDCQKCGIPGNGADTRLSPMPEKHVAPSRTPEEIRALAEARKQKRGGAFPYHLIYRKAGMSRYIAHQNTLDIFERAFRRLRLPLNYSEGFNPRPIIKNTGALPLGLESRKELLVIEFRERVPGDRDEWCRKLSDMLPLGMEVLALNPVARARMPRMESVTFRLRDYSGGEAALEAAAGRFADGSYARIAANRGKDIDLGAEIEAVWMETGELCLRAKAQPSGAVISPYLAYAALLAVEPNSLRSESIAKSDFVLEAPQSAAVSAGQNASVTHSRKAMLVASERAERPDYLEGEDA; translated from the coding sequence ATGAATCCCTTTGCGGGCGAATTGGAGCGCATACTCCCTTTCGTCAAGAATCCTGGCCGCTATATCGGCGGCGAGAACAACCAGATCGTAAAAGATCCGGCCATGCTTTTGGCCTCCATGGCGCTGGTGTTCCCGGACGCTTACGAACTGGGCATGTCCCATAACGGGACCAAGGTGCTCTACCACCTCCTCAATCGGGAACCGGATTTGGCCGCCGAGCGCGCCTTCGCGCCCATGCCGGATATGGCCGAAAAAATGCGCGAGAGCGGGATTCCGCTCTACGCCCTGGAATCGTACCGCCCCATTTCCGCTTTCGAAGCGGTCGGCATCTCGCTGCAGACGGAGCTCAATTACACCAACGTGCCTTACGTGTTGGAGCTGGGCGGCATCAAGGCTTGGGCCAAGGAACGCGCGGAAAAGGATCCCTTCGTCATCGGCGGCGGTCCTTGCATGGCGAACCCCGAACCCGTAGCCGATTTCTTCGATCTCTTCGTCATCGGCGATGGCGAAATCCTCGCCGCGGAAGTCCTGCGGCGGATCGGCCAGGGGCGCAAGGCCGCCTGGACCCGCGAGCAGATCCTGCGCGATTTGGCCTCGCTCAAGGGCATCTACGTGCCCCGCTTCCTGGACGTGGCCGAAAGCCCGCTCGGGGAAACCGTCCCGGTCGTGGACGGATCCCAGGGCCCCTACCTGCGGGCCAAGACCATCCAGCGCGCTTGGGTGGAAGTGCTCAACAAGGACGATTATCCCGTCAAGAACCTGGTTCCCCACGTGAAGCTCGTGCATGATCGTTTCTCGGTGGAGGTGATGCGCGGTTGCACCCAAGGCTGCCGCTTTTGCCAGGCGGGTTATTGGTACCGCCCCAACCGCGAACTCAACGCCGATGCGGTGGTGGAAATCGCCCGCGCCGGCTTGGCCGCGACGGGGGAGACCGAGCTGGGCTTGTTGTCCCTCTCCACCGCCGATTACGGCCCCGTGGAAAAGGTGATGGACGCGCTTATCGATCAGGACGATTTCGAGGACATCAGCTTGTCCCTGCCGTCGCTGCGCGCCAACAGCTTCGGGCAGGGCCTGGCCCGCAAGGCCGCGGCCCTCAACGGAGGCAAGAGCGCCACCTTCGCCCCGGAGACCGGTTCCGAGCGCTTGCGCAAGATGATCAACAAGACCATCAGCGACAAGGATATGTACGAAGCCGCCGAAAGCGTGTTCGGCAACGGCTTCCACAATGTCAAGCTGTACACCATGGTGGGCCTGCCGACCGAGAACCTCGACGACATGCGCGCCTTCTGCGATCTGATCGCGAACCTGAACCGTATCGGGCAGAAGCATAACCGTCGCAATACCGTGCATGCCAGCATCGGCATCCTGGTGCCCAAGCCCTTCACGCCCATGCAATGGGTGCCTTTCATGGAAGAGGAGAAGGTCAAGGAACATATCCGCTTCGTGCGGGAAGCCTTCAAGTACGTGAAAAGCGTTCGCATCAGCTGGAGCGAATACGGTTTGGCCCACGTGGAGAGCTTCTATTCCCGCGGCGATCGCAAGATTTCCTCCATGATTTACCAGGCCTATAAACAGGGCCGGGTTTTCGAATCCTTCGGCGAGCACTTCAGCTACGACGGCTGGAAGGCCATGTGGGCGGAGCACGGATACCCGCAGGATCGCATATTCCGCGAGCGGGCCTTGGACGAGGTCTTCCCGTGGGACTTCATCCACGCGGGCGCCAACAAGGGCTTCCTCAAGAACGAGTACAAGAAGATGCTCATCGAGGACAGCGCCCCGGTGCCCGATTGCAAATGGGGCGATTGCCAGAAGTGCGGCATCCCCGGTAACGGCGCGGATACCCGCCTATCGCCCATGCCCGAAAAACACGTAGCGCCCAGCCGGACGCCTGAAGAGATCCGCGCCTTGGCGGAGGCGCGCAAGCAAAAGCGCGGTGGCGCCTTCCCCTACCATCTCATCTACCGCAAGGCCGGGATGTCGCGCTATATCGCGCATCAGAACACCTTGGATATTTTCGAACGGGCCTTCCGCCGTTTGCGGCTGCCCCTCAATTACTCCGAGGGTTTCAACCCCCGCCCGATCATCAAGAACACCGGCGCACTGCCCTTAGGTCTCGAGTCCCGCAAGGAATTGCTGGTGATCGAATTCCGGGAACGGGTGCCGGGCGATAGGGACGAGTGGTGCCGCAAGCTTTCGGATATGCTCCCGTTGGGGATGGAAGTGCTCGCGCTCAATCCCGTCGCGCGCGCGCGCATGCCGCGCATGGAATCCGTCACCTTCCGCCTGCGCGACTATTCCGGCGGAGAAGCCGCTCTCGAAGCCGCGGCCGGACGCTTCGCGGACGGCAGCTATGCCCGCATCGCTGCCAACCGGGGCAAGGATATCGACCTTGGCGCGGAGATCGAAGCCGTATGGATGGAGACCGGCGAGCTGTGCCTCCGGGCGAAGGCCCAACCCAGCGGAGCCGTCATCAGCCCCTACCTGGCCTATGCCGCCCTGCTGGCGGTGGAACCGAATTCCCTGCGCAGCGAATCCATCGCCAAGTCCGATTTCGTGTTGGAAGCGCCCCAATCCGCCGCGGTTTCGGCCGGGCAAAATGCTTCCGTAACCCATAGCCGCAAGGCCATGCTGGTCGCCTCCGAGCGGGCCGAAAGGCCGGACTACCTCGAAGGGGAGGACGCGTGA
- a CDS encoding rRNA pseudouridine synthase — protein sequence MRINRYLALCGFGSRRAVEDLIRGGAVTVGGEVIYDLGRQIGEAEKVAVKGKPARPPRSYDYVILNKPKGYLCSVGDPFDRPTIYRLLPAEFKTLHYVGRLDYNSRGLILLTNDGALTHSLLHPSREVPRTYAIKTRKPMAEKDAAALLAGVDIGFEHPATAASVRQLEDHLEIVLQEGKNREIRRMLEVVGYRVVDLQRTRFGALGLGDLPEGKWRRLTANEIADLHGKKKDKD from the coding sequence ATGCGCATCAATCGTTATCTCGCCTTGTGCGGCTTCGGGAGCCGGCGCGCCGTGGAGGATTTGATCCGCGGCGGCGCGGTCACCGTGGGCGGCGAAGTGATCTATGATCTCGGCCGCCAGATCGGCGAGGCGGAGAAGGTCGCCGTGAAGGGCAAGCCCGCCCGTCCCCCGCGGTCCTATGACTACGTTATCCTCAATAAACCCAAAGGCTATCTCTGCTCCGTGGGCGATCCCTTCGATCGGCCCACCATCTACCGGCTTCTGCCCGCCGAATTCAAGACGCTCCATTATGTCGGCCGCCTGGATTACAATAGCCGCGGGCTGATCCTGCTCACCAACGATGGAGCATTGACCCATTCGCTTTTGCATCCCAGCCGCGAAGTGCCGCGCACCTACGCGATCAAGACCCGCAAGCCGATGGCGGAAAAGGACGCCGCGGCCCTGCTGGCAGGGGTCGACATCGGCTTCGAGCATCCCGCCACCGCGGCCTCGGTACGCCAACTTGAAGATCATCTCGAGATCGTACTGCAAGAAGGCAAGAACCGCGAGATCAGGCGCATGCTGGAAGTGGTGGGCTACCGCGTGGTAGACTTGCAGAGGACCCGTTTCGGTGCCTTGGGGCTGGGAGACCTGCCCGAAGGCAAGTGGCGGCGCCTGACCGCCAACGAGATCGCCGACCTGCATGGGAAAAAGAAAGACAAGGATTGA
- a CDS encoding HEAT repeat domain-containing protein, with protein sequence MLLMAVPAVASAVTIPFPAQPHQSVLLAIPDANLLQHGQYRLQGRFQYFTSSQPGAVDTAFGDTAAAGSAQQTQNMNYTSELAFGIENRAEVGIQYGSALSLSIKALVWREDLFWPDIVFGARNLFASQEAGVYGVSDSKDLKNLQSESFMTLAKSFASRTRTHAGFSVLTHANKGLASLNLGLEQDLGAGAWLGYEVFERFSDFHQDLTLQWRWRNLVGFSVSMTEFQSWIRQDGEWGFFLTPSQNNPNGYNSPGVSVSLQFLGWIPHRDKRTLPERVAILEVKNAELAKQVEEMELLKRRVANLEDRAESAPDTVVPAAPPAPVAVAPPTPAQQAVIYLKSLADKGESDLTDPKEIRDLMAKVVALGPEGAEVVKRAAADTGAGPVRVHAVLVMAFSKDTAYEASLRALCSDADPRIRREALTALVKLGSRAALQDAKRLLSDPDETVALAAGEAYKQLKGMAKVSPARKRAR encoded by the coding sequence TTGCTGCTGATGGCCGTGCCGGCCGTCGCCTCCGCCGTCACCATCCCTTTTCCCGCGCAACCGCATCAGTCCGTCCTGCTCGCGATACCCGACGCCAACCTGCTCCAGCACGGCCAGTACCGATTGCAGGGGCGCTTCCAGTATTTCACCAGTTCCCAGCCGGGGGCCGTCGATACCGCCTTCGGGGATACCGCCGCCGCGGGCTCGGCCCAGCAAACGCAGAACATGAATTACACCTCGGAGCTGGCCTTCGGGATCGAAAACCGCGCCGAGGTGGGCATCCAGTACGGCAGCGCCCTTTCCTTATCCATCAAGGCTTTGGTATGGCGCGAGGATCTCTTCTGGCCGGACATCGTGTTCGGCGCCCGCAACCTTTTCGCCAGCCAGGAAGCCGGCGTCTACGGGGTTTCCGATTCCAAGGATCTGAAGAACCTGCAATCCGAGAGCTTCATGACCCTGGCCAAAAGCTTCGCCAGCCGCACGCGTACGCATGCGGGCTTTTCCGTGCTCACGCATGCCAACAAGGGCCTGGCCAGCCTCAACCTGGGGCTGGAGCAGGACCTCGGGGCCGGGGCCTGGCTGGGCTACGAGGTCTTCGAACGCTTTTCGGATTTCCACCAGGACCTGACCTTGCAATGGCGCTGGCGCAACCTGGTGGGCTTCTCCGTTTCCATGACCGAATTCCAATCCTGGATCCGCCAAGACGGCGAGTGGGGCTTTTTCCTCACGCCCTCCCAGAACAATCCCAACGGATACAATTCGCCGGGCGTCTCGGTCTCTTTGCAATTCCTGGGATGGATCCCGCATCGCGACAAGCGCACCTTGCCCGAACGCGTCGCCATCCTGGAAGTGAAGAACGCGGAGTTGGCGAAGCAAGTGGAGGAGATGGAACTGCTCAAGCGCAGAGTGGCCAACCTCGAAGATCGGGCCGAGTCCGCGCCCGATACCGTGGTTCCGGCGGCCCCTCCCGCGCCCGTCGCCGTCGCGCCCCCGACCCCGGCCCAGCAAGCCGTCATCTACCTCAAGTCCCTGGCCGATAAGGGTGAGTCGGACCTTACCGATCCCAAGGAGATCCGCGATCTGATGGCCAAGGTGGTGGCCCTGGGGCCCGAAGGCGCGGAAGTGGTCAAGCGCGCCGCCGCCGATACCGGCGCCGGTCCCGTGCGCGTCCATGCCGTGCTGGTGATGGCCTTCAGCAAGGATACCGCCTACGAAGCCTCCCTGCGCGCCCTCTGCTCGGACGCGGATCCCCGCATCCGCCGGGAGGCGCTGACCGCTCTCGTGAAACTCGGCAGCCGCGCGGCCCTGCAGGACGCCAAACGCCTCCTCTCCGATCCCGACGAGACCGTCGCCTTGGCGGCCGGGGAAGCCTATAAGCAATTGAAGGGCATGGCCAAGGTCTCGCCGGCGCGCAAGCGCGCAAGATAG
- a CDS encoding NAD(P)/FAD-dependent oxidoreductase produces MPNASIYDVVVIGAGPSGSLCARNLAARGYQVLLAEKRPVVGIPVRCGEATGRRARLSQFMKVNEEYIETDLSGVILNGPGGISVRYDHDDIGLMLDRGLFDQDVARQAQAAGAELRVDTRIEGISPVKDGMRELIVVHEPTKARSVIKARMVVGADGAEALSGRWVGLKTRHLPPQVCSAIELRVAAMDPNPHHLTFWQGHDSINKGYVWVFPKMKSGVVNLGSGALTPKLGEKNMYDLSMEYKNRLFPDADLVEVHGGAVPVSGNLAEYVADRFALCGDAAHHTNPLTGGGIMSGILGGELCSRWIDAGFRAGDLSRSFLAQYQVDCWEKFGKNHRYQMRIRDFVVELPREAQIAFYAIFKGMVDGDLSLPAKIAGYARMLGLAGKNWTATKKVFFARG; encoded by the coding sequence TTGCCTAACGCATCCATATACGATGTCGTCGTGATCGGCGCCGGCCCTTCGGGTTCCCTGTGCGCCCGCAACCTGGCCGCGCGCGGTTACCAGGTCCTGTTGGCCGAGAAGCGCCCGGTGGTAGGCATCCCCGTCCGCTGCGGCGAGGCCACCGGCCGCCGCGCCCGCCTATCCCAGTTCATGAAGGTCAACGAAGAGTACATCGAGACCGATCTGAGCGGAGTCATCTTGAACGGCCCGGGCGGCATCTCGGTGCGCTACGATCACGACGATATCGGCCTGATGCTGGATCGCGGGCTCTTCGATCAGGACGTGGCGAGGCAAGCGCAAGCGGCCGGCGCCGAACTGCGCGTGGATACGCGCATCGAAGGCATCTCGCCGGTGAAGGACGGGATGCGCGAGTTGATCGTCGTGCACGAGCCTACGAAAGCGCGCTCGGTGATCAAGGCCAGGATGGTGGTGGGAGCCGACGGGGCCGAGGCCCTGAGCGGACGTTGGGTGGGCCTGAAGACGCGGCATTTGCCGCCCCAGGTTTGTTCGGCCATCGAGCTGCGCGTGGCGGCCATGGACCCGAATCCCCATCATCTTACCTTTTGGCAGGGGCACGACTCCATCAACAAAGGCTACGTATGGGTGTTCCCCAAGATGAAGTCCGGGGTGGTGAACCTGGGCTCGGGAGCGCTTACGCCCAAGCTGGGCGAGAAGAACATGTACGACCTGAGCATGGAGTATAAGAACCGCCTGTTCCCGGATGCCGACCTGGTCGAGGTGCACGGGGGCGCGGTGCCCGTGAGCGGGAACCTGGCGGAATACGTGGCCGATCGCTTCGCCCTTTGCGGCGACGCGGCGCATCATACCAATCCCCTCACCGGGGGCGGCATCATGAGCGGCATCCTGGGCGGCGAACTGTGTTCGCGCTGGATCGATGCGGGCTTCCGCGCGGGCGATTTATCCCGTTCCTTCCTGGCGCAATATCAGGTGGATTGCTGGGAGAAATTCGGGAAGAACCATCGCTACCAGATGCGCATTCGCGATTTCGTGGTGGAGCTGCCGCGCGAGGCCCAGATCGCGTTCTACGCCATCTTCAAGGGAATGGTGGATGGCGATCTTTCCCTGCCCGCAAAGATCGCGGGCTATGCGCGCATGCTCGGACTGGCCGGGAAGAATTGGACCGCGACCAAGAAGGTATTCTTCGCGCGCGGTTGA
- a CDS encoding methyltransferase domain-containing protein — protein MENNRALFARSFCIGNGIEIGALHHPLRLPPGSRARYVDRMTRAQLYEQYAELRNENLVQVDIVDDGETLATLPDGGEDFLIACQFIEHCQHPVRALVNMLRVVKDGGFVLLTVPDKWQTFDKDRQITSNQHLLDECLHGCESTARDHYREYARTVDGRTDPGEIEEVVDYYQRTGISIHWHIWDPEAFLGFLMFFKDRFKLPFRIFATLLNGNELMVALQKRLG, from the coding sequence ATGGAAAACAATCGGGCCCTATTCGCCCGCAGCTTCTGCATAGGCAATGGCATCGAAATCGGGGCTTTGCACCATCCTTTGCGCTTGCCGCCGGGATCGCGCGCCCGCTACGTGGACCGGATGACGCGCGCCCAGCTTTACGAGCAATACGCGGAACTCCGGAACGAAAACCTGGTCCAGGTGGACATCGTCGACGACGGGGAGACCCTGGCGACGCTCCCGGACGGGGGCGAGGATTTCCTGATCGCCTGCCAGTTCATCGAACATTGCCAGCATCCGGTGCGGGCCCTGGTGAACATGTTGCGGGTGGTAAAGGACGGCGGTTTCGTGTTGCTGACGGTGCCGGATAAATGGCAAACCTTCGATAAGGACCGGCAAATCACTTCCAACCAGCACCTGCTTGACGAATGCCTCCATGGCTGCGAGTCTACCGCGCGGGATCATTACCGCGAATACGCGCGAACGGTGGATGGGCGGACCGATCCCGGGGAGATCGAGGAAGTGGTGGATTATTACCAGCGTACGGGCATCAGCATCCATTGGCACATATGGGACCCTGAGGCGTTTCTCGGGTTCCTGATGTTCTTCAAGGATCGCTTCAAGCTGCCGTTCCGCATTTTCGCCACCTTGCTGAACGGGAACGAGTTGATGGTGGCCTTACAAAAGCGGCTCGGCTGA
- a CDS encoding 4Fe-4S binding protein, protein MSSGPKKPNKTLVLDRATCISCAGCVGTCPDLALDMFGLDLQVFQDKCTYCTICVRFCPVGALSIIKGMPSQTASAAA, encoded by the coding sequence ATGTCCTCCGGACCGAAAAAACCCAATAAGACCTTAGTGCTCGATCGCGCCACGTGCATCTCCTGCGCGGGCTGCGTAGGCACCTGCCCGGATCTCGCCCTCGACATGTTCGGCCTCGATTTGCAGGTCTTCCAAGACAAGTGCACCTATTGCACCATCTGCGTGCGCTTTTGCCCGGTAGGGGCTCTCTCCATCATCAAGGGAATGCCTTCCCAAACCGCCTCCGCGGCCGCCTAG
- a CDS encoding glycosyltransferase family 4 protein: MNPPDPAPGRPAMGLPSPSRLVVHVSNPDIGGAEASLQAEIAALAASAPGSAPIFLIPAEGPLSRAIAARGWEARLLPWPRGYAGLTQTRWRSLFRLPGLIPYLLRLAFAVRGSGLVWSSGVKSHAACLMLSPWLRGRLLFDVRDFLRARILRRSIAFAAARFGCRVVANSHAVAAGYPGAEVRYPRVTLARPAVDRRTHGGRRILTHLAYYAPYKGQELFLRCARALLDAGVDAEFRLIGDVLYPAPEYERYRQAVRDSAVQLGLGDRVRFLGKLDAGQVQTALEETHLLLHCTLEPEPFGRAPMEALLCGCEVICRTGSGVCEVADVESEFPEWARGLRAVLGGEFVSLRLKSP, encoded by the coding sequence GTGAATCCGCCGGACCCGGCTCCGGGCCGGCCTGCGATGGGACTCCCTTCGCCTTCGCGTTTGGTTGTCCATGTTTCCAATCCGGACATCGGCGGGGCAGAGGCGAGCTTGCAAGCCGAGATCGCCGCGCTGGCCGCGTCGGCTCCCGGCAGCGCTCCGATATTCCTGATCCCGGCGGAAGGACCCTTGTCCCGCGCCATCGCGGCCCGAGGTTGGGAGGCGCGGTTGCTTCCCTGGCCGCGAGGATATGCGGGCCTGACCCAGACCCGTTGGCGATCGTTGTTCCGCCTGCCCGGGCTGATTCCGTATCTGCTCCGCCTGGCGTTCGCCGTGCGCGGGTCCGGACTAGTCTGGTCCAGCGGGGTCAAGAGCCACGCCGCGTGCCTTATGCTTTCGCCTTGGCTGCGCGGGCGGCTCCTGTTCGACGTGCGGGATTTCCTGCGCGCCCGCATCCTGCGCCGCTCCATCGCCTTCGCGGCCGCGCGCTTCGGTTGCCGGGTAGTGGCCAATAGCCATGCCGTGGCCGCTGGATATCCCGGCGCGGAAGTCCGCTACCCGCGCGTAACCCTGGCGCGTCCGGCTGTCGATCGACGAACTCACGGCGGCCGGCGGATCCTGACCCATCTGGCGTATTACGCGCCATACAAAGGACAAGAACTTTTCCTCCGCTGCGCCCGCGCCCTCCTTGACGCGGGGGTGGACGCGGAGTTCCGCCTAATCGGCGACGTCCTCTATCCGGCTCCGGAGTATGAGCGCTACCGACAGGCGGTGCGGGATTCGGCCGTGCAGTTGGGCCTTGGGGACCGCGTGCGTTTCCTCGGCAAGCTCGATGCCGGGCAGGTACAGACGGCCTTGGAAGAGACGCATCTCCTCTTGCATTGCACCCTGGAGCCGGAACCCTTCGGGCGCGCGCCCATGGAAGCCTTGCTATGCGGCTGCGAGGTCATTTGCCGTACCGGCAGCGGCGTATGCGAAGTGGCGGACGTTGAATCGGAGTTCCCCGAGTGGGCGCGGGGATTACGCGCGGTGCTGGGCGGAGAATTCGTAAGCCTGCGGCTGAAGAGCCCCTAG
- a CDS encoding response regulator — MNYSEKPMLLVVEDSRVLSKVIEQRMAPFFRVDVAHDGEEAIRLLASTRYAAMVLDLVLPKVDGFEVLREMHRQGRAVPVVIATAKPRSAVEGEAREFGVEAILSKPLDYGVLADMLQQAISRSTAGTIEEATVNKATGKKYPFRVAKRCCYICGYDRVQVFLPVKEGFSEDWNRGVFPRYTSKPGYEDWDHLKTMVMVCPYCFFASSDPADFAESKDSPYPYSEESKKILTRSISIRKRLVPEALDIDPRFDHPHRDRDTVVASLILAEKCCNGLILAGKVGAYGQGGVYTTLQGALNYSNSEKYFREALMSFENQLKNKETPRRVLVRTYFFCIVLNMQLNRTVVGRDIMKKVEEMYADARYEEISEEEREWLMRINYIWKHGCGSGPSRDIT, encoded by the coding sequence ATGAATTATTCGGAAAAGCCCATGCTATTGGTGGTGGAGGACTCGCGCGTCCTGTCCAAGGTCATCGAGCAGCGCATGGCGCCTTTTTTCCGAGTGGACGTGGCGCATGACGGCGAAGAAGCCATCCGGCTCCTCGCGTCGACCCGCTACGCGGCCATGGTGCTGGACCTGGTCCTACCCAAGGTCGACGGTTTCGAAGTGCTGCGGGAGATGCATAGGCAGGGACGGGCGGTTCCCGTCGTAATCGCCACCGCCAAGCCCCGTTCGGCCGTTGAAGGCGAAGCCCGCGAGTTCGGCGTGGAAGCCATCCTTTCCAAGCCCCTCGATTACGGGGTATTGGCCGACATGCTCCAGCAGGCCATTTCCCGTTCAACCGCCGGAACCATCGAGGAAGCCACGGTCAACAAGGCCACGGGCAAGAAATACCCTTTCCGCGTCGCCAAACGCTGTTGTTACATCTGCGGTTACGATAGGGTCCAGGTGTTCCTCCCCGTCAAGGAAGGCTTCAGCGAGGATTGGAACCGCGGGGTGTTCCCCCGTTACACGAGCAAGCCCGGCTATGAGGATTGGGACCATCTGAAGACCATGGTGATGGTCTGCCCTTACTGTTTCTTCGCATCTTCCGATCCTGCCGATTTCGCCGAAAGCAAGGATTCCCCGTATCCCTACAGCGAGGAATCGAAGAAGATTCTGACCCGCTCCATCTCCATCCGCAAACGGCTGGTTCCCGAAGCCTTGGACATCGACCCGCGCTTCGATCATCCGCACCGCGATCGCGACACCGTGGTGGCTTCCTTGATCCTGGCGGAGAAGTGCTGCAACGGTCTCATCCTGGCGGGAAAGGTGGGCGCTTACGGCCAGGGCGGGGTCTACACCACCCTGCAAGGCGCGCTCAATTATTCCAATTCCGAGAAATATTTCCGCGAAGCCCTGATGAGTTTCGAGAACCAGCTCAAGAACAAGGAGACGCCGCGCCGGGTGCTGGTGCGGACTTATTTCTTCTGCATCGTCCTGAACATGCAATTGAACCGCACCGTGGTCGGGCGCGACATCATGAAGAAGGTCGAGGAGATGTACGCCGACGCCCGCTACGAAGAAATCAGCGAGGAAGAGCGGGAATGGTTGATGCGCATCAACTACATCTGGAAGCACGGCTGCGGATCGGGACCCTCTCGGGATATCACGTGA